Below is a genomic region from Henckelia pumila isolate YLH828 chromosome 3, ASM3356847v2, whole genome shotgun sequence.
AACTGAAGTGTCaaatcaaaatacaacaaaactaGGTACCAATTTTTGTTCACACTGACGTTGTTGGCTCAACGTTCACTCCCACTTGGTCCGTCTAACCTAAGACTAATCTCGTTCAATGAGGtgtccaaaaaaatatatattcagccAATATATTCCGGAGAATACTTACGTATCTATGTCTACTGTCTAAAATTCTAAGCTCCGGTCCCAGAAAACATAACCAAGAGAATTAACATTACAACATTACCAAATGTACATGCTTCCTACATCTCCAACTAAACCATGGCTCATAGATCATACACCTTCATCCATCATCTGCCATCTAGGAAGATAACCACGGAAACTGCTCTTGGCGCTATGTATCGATGTTTTTTTGACACTCAAGTGATTTGACTGGCCGTGCAACTTCGGAAATTCAAATCTatgttcggatggtccaaactcACTTCAATGGTTCCAAACTCTTGAATGTTTGATTGTTTTGCTTTACTTAATTAATGatcttttaatcatgttttaatgatcttttaatcatgttttatcatttaatatatatttaaatcggAATGACCTACATATAACATACTTGAATAATTAATCAATGCATTTATTTCACAtataatatgaaatttttttcgcACTTTTAAGTTAGTCGGATCATGAACTTGTAAGTGTTAAAAAAGATGCTAAATTTTTACCCAAAAAAGGCTAAGTTAGTCGGATCATGAATGGATCGATAGCAGGACCAAAATGTTTGTGGGAGTAGGGTTGGGAAAAAATATCGAATGCCGAAAATACCGTAATATCGCACCGAAAAATTTACCGAATATACCGAAaaatcggtataccgaaaatttcggtacggtatgatactgtaccgaaattttttgtatcggtatcgatatataaaattttttatttcggtataccgaatataccgaattttttttaaaaaatttttcacggtataccgaaaaaaaactcggtttcggtataccgagttttttttcggtataccgaaatttttttaatttcctgCACGGTATCCGGTATAAAATATCTCcataccgaaaattcggtataccaaaTTTTCGATATGGTACCGGTATGAATTTCTTCATACCGATACGGTATGGTATACGATATCGTAGTTCGGTACGATATACCGTACCGTACCCGGCCCTAGTTGGGAGGTGATGATGGACGGGTCGGGTTTCTTTATATAAGctgatttaaaatttgaaaaaaaagaaaaagaaaaagaaaagaaaagaaaagaaaagaaaagaaagagaaGAATCATACAATTGACTTTTTCTACCGGACATTTAAGAGTTGAGTTTTAGACTTTAGCCATGTTTCCCGTTTATCCCATTTTTCATGACAATAGAGAGTTATTAAATGAGATCTGTTATTAAAAATTGGTTCAAGttcttttatttaaaatgaaaagtttatataaatcaaaatataccttatttaaataaaataaaaaagatacATTTTTATTGAAGATATTTTCGGAATTGACTTGTTAATTGGAACCAATGTTTAGTAAAAGGGTGATCTACATGTACATGGAGGATTACAGATCGCGTTTGAAATTACATAATTATCCTTAatatattttggaaaaaaaaatttcaaataaagtaGATGAATACTTTTGTAATTTCACCATTTATTTTTCCTCAATGTCCGATTTAGTCGGTGCTGAAAAAACCAAGTCAAAGGAAACAAATTAAACAATctatagaaaatatataatatcattgaATAATTAATCACTCGATTTATTTCACATGCATACATGACATGAATACAAAGAAAGCAAACTTCTTTTGTCTACATATATATTTCCTGATTGATCTTGAATTAAATCAATATAGGCTCAATGAGCAGTGATTCAATCAAGTCTTTGAACTTAGTTTTGGAATTTGTGTATGAATCCCCTTCTCTATTATAAACAAGATGTATAACCCTTACGGCATTTACAATTTGCACGAGCGCAGGCATGGGAGCTGGGGTCATTGGTCCAAGGCATTCTTGATTTACATCCTTCCACGCACTCCATACTCTTTTCTCCAATTCATTGAATGCCTCATCCTTGGAACAACCATTTTCTTTCATGTAACAATCCACCGTGGCAAATTTTTCTTCAAACTGCAGAAATCGATGAATAAGAACTCTGTATATATAATAACTAGTAGATATATATATTGAGTTATATATGGATCGGTATGATGAGTTCATTACATGCACCATTCCTTGTGAAAAAGATTGATCTATATATTTGTTGATAAGTTTGTTATGATAATTATCTTTAGTTCAAGTTTATCCttttacatttaaaataaagattAGGTTGTTATCCTATCTTTTAGATGCATAAATTTTCTATATATCTTGGAGACTTTAGATTGTAACGTAAGGAGATAAAATAAgtattgaataaagaatgtttgaCAGTACACATCGTCTTCTTCCTGATTGTTAGCTTTTATGGTATTAGAGAGCTATTAAAAGCTACAATCAGTTAAGAAACAACAATGGTCAAGATGGCCTTTTTCGGAGTAAGTGGGAAATCAGATTCTGAGGATTCTTCAAAAGGCCTTCCACCAAATCTCATTGCTACGTTTGAACCCACATCTCTTCAAATCACGAATCACAAATTAAACGGCAAAAACTTCCTTCAATGGGCTCGGTCCGTCCAACTGGTGATTCGAGGAAAAGGGAAATTTGGTTATCTCGATGGTTCGATTCCCCAACCATGGTCTGCTGATCCCACTTATCAAAATTGGGATGTTCAAAATTCCATGGTCATGGCATGGCTACTTAATTCAATGGAAGAAGGAATTGGTGACACTTATCTCTTCCATCTCACAGCTAAGGATATATGGGATGCTGTCACTTTGGCATACTCCGACCTTGAAGACTCTTCTCAGGTGTTTGAACTCCGTAATCAAATACGGAATTTGAAACAAGGGGATAATACTGTCACACAATATTTCAGTACCCTCAAGAGACTCTGGCAAGAATTAGACTTGTTCACCATTTGTGAATGGAAGAATCCAGATGATGGGGTTATATATCGCAAGATGTTGGATAAAGAAcgtatttatgattttttagcAGGTCTTACTCGAGAACTGGATGAGGTTCGTGGCAAAATCCTTGGTCTGAAACCACTGCCATCCATAGACCAAATTTTTGCAGAAATTCGAAGGGAAGAAAGTCGAAAGAGGGTAATGCTTCTTGATGTCTTACCTGGTCCAGAAAATACAGCCCTTGTGGCTCGCACTCCAGCAGAACACGATGACCCTCGAATGAAGGATGGTAAACCTTGGTGTGCGCGCTGTCAAAGACCATATCACACGGTTGATACCTGCTGGAAAATCCACGGGAAACCCCCAAACTGGGTTCCCAACAAGTTTAAAAATCGTGAAAAAAGGGGTTTAAAGCAGCTGCCACCCTGGAAGGCGACACAACTAAGTCAGATGCAATTTTTTCCAAGGCACAAATTGACCAATTTTGCAAACTTCTCTCAAACACTGCAGCCACTTCTTCAAATCTGGTTGCCAAAGGTACCACTTTCACTGCTCTCAGTGATCTAACTACAAAAGGTGAGATTTGGATAATTGATTCAGGGGCTTCGGATCACATGTCGTCAAATAAGAATCTATTTTCCAACTATCTTCCTAGTACGGATGAAAAAAGAGTTAAAATTGCATATGGTTCTTACATTGTTATAGCTGGTGTGGGCACTGTTTCACTTAATTCTTCAATCATTCTCACTGATGTTTTACATGTGCCAAATTTATCATGCAATCTACTGTCTATCAGCAAACTCACAGCAGATTTGGATTGTTCTGTTTATTTTACCCCATCTATTTGTATTTTTCAGGACCGGATTTCGGGGAAGAGGATTGGCAGTGCTGAGGCAAAATCTGGGCTCTATTACTTTCAGGATGCATCTTTCGTGAGTAATTTTGTGCAAACAGCAGCTGGACCTTCTTCCCTTTCTCGCAAACATCAAATAATGCTCTTACATTGTAGGCTAGGTCATCCAAGTTTCTTGTATTTGAGACGTTTATTTCCTTCTTTGTTTCGAAATAATGATTTTTTTCAATGTGAAATTTGTCAATTATCGAAACATACTCGTGTTCCCTTCCCTCCCCATCCATATCAGCCCTCTAAACCATTCGCTTTAGTTCATAGTAATATTTGGGGGCCCTCTCGCGTGTCTACTACTTCTAATCATCGTTGGTTTGTCACATTTATGGATGATCATACTCGTGTCAGTTGGGTGTATCTTTTGAAAGATAAATCAGAGGCCGGCCAAGTGTTTCGTCATTTTTATTCCATGATAAAAACACAATTCAATGCCAACATTCAAATCCTACGTACTGATAATGGCACAGAATTTTTTAACTCTATGCTAAATGGTTTTTTGCTCGATAATGGCCTCATTCATCAAAGTTCTTGTGTTCATACACCACAACAAAACGGGATTTCAGAACGAAAAAATCGACATCTTTTAGAAGTAGCACGTTCTCTTTTGTTCACTTCCAACGTTCCCAAGTGTTTCTGGGGGGATGCAATTTTGACAGCATGTTATTTGATAAATCGGATGCCATCCCGTGTACTCAACTTTCAATCACCTCTAAATTGCCTTCGTCAATCCTTTCCTGACAATAGGAGTTTTTCGAACTTAGAGCTTAAAATCTTTGGGTGTTCTGCGTTTGTCCATGTTCATGATCAAGGTTGTGGTAAATTGGATCCTCGGTCCCATAAATGCATTTTTTTGGGTTACTCTTCAACTCAAAAAGGGTATAGGTGTTATTCTAATGCcaagaaaaaataatttatatcaaGGGATGTCACCTTCTTCGAGTCAGAACCTTTCTTCCAAAAGCAATCATCAACTTCTCATGGTCAGGGGGAGAACCTCCCCTTTCCTCTTCCGAGCCCAGTCCTTCCCGAAGTTTGGGAATATCAGTTATCTCTCCCCTCTTCAAATTCACCTTCTGAAAATAATTCTGCCTTAAATCCTAGTAGTCCTATTCTGCACCAGCATGATTCTCAGCTTGATGTTACTAAAACTCCTACTCTTAGACAGTCAACGGCAGGGGGAGACATGGTGCAGTCGTTTCCTAAACATTTCTCACGAAAGAAGCATCCAAACAAGGAAATAGAACCATTACCCCTTGACACCCAGTTCTCCAACTTGGATTCTGAGTCACTGGATGATATAGATATGCTGCAGAACAATTCTTCTCAGGACCTTGATGTGCCAATTGCATTACGAAAGGGGACCAGGTCTTGTACACAACATCCAGTGGCCAAGTTCGTGGCATATGTCCATCTATCAGATTCTGTTAAGACACTAATCTCAAACCTATCAGGTACTCAAATCCTAACTACAATACAGGAAGCTTGGATTGATCCAAAATGGAGAAAGGCTGTCCTAGAAGAGATGCAGGCACTTGAAACAAATGAAACATGGGAAATTGTTCATAAACCCGAGGAAAAAGTACCTGTTGGATGTAAGTGGGTATTTACTATCAAATATAGAGCTGATGGTTCAATTGAACGATACAAAGCAAGATTGGTTGTAAAGGGATATACACAAACGTATGGAGTGTATTATCTAGAAACTTTTGCACCAGTGGCCAAGATTAATACAGTAAGAGTGTTATTGTCCTTAGCAGCAAATCTAGATTGGCCACTTTACCAGTTGGATgtgaagaatgcatttttaaatgGAGATCTTGAGGAGGAGGTATATATGGAGTTGCCACCAGGTTTTGATGAGGAAGGCAAGAAGGGTAACGTATGCAGGTTGAAGAAGTCATTGTACGGATTGAAACAATCTCCACGAGCTTGGTTTGACAGATTTACTAAGGCTATcttaaaacttgaatatcacCAGACCAATACTAATCATACATTGTTCTATAAACATAAGAATGGAAAAAAAAACTCTTCTTATTGTCTACGTGGATGATATTGTCCTTACAGGTGATGATCAAGAAGAAATAGAGAGACTGAAAAGGAAGCTTGCCACCGAGTTTGAAATGAAGGACCTAGGAAGATTGAGGTACTTTCTTGGCATGGAAGTGGCAAGGAACAAATCTGGAATTTCAGTTTCTCAACGTAAGTATGTGCTGGACCTTTTAAAGGAGACAGAAATGCTAGGATGTAAACCGGTTGATACACCAATGGATCCTAATCTGAAATTGGGGGAAACAATGAGTAATAATCCGGTTGAGAAAGGAAGATATCAACGTCTAGTTGGTAAACTGATTTATCTGTCTcatactagacctgatatagcCTTTCCCGTGAGTTGTGTAAGCCAGTTTATGCATGCTCCATTGGAAGAACACATGACAGCTGTTTATCGAATCCTAAGATATCTGAAGGGGACGCCAGGAAAGGgtctatttttcaaaaaaacggAATCAAGAAACGTTAAAATCTTTACCGATGCTGACTGGGTAGGATCTGCAAGTGATAGGAGGTCTACATCAGGATATTGTTCCTTTGTTTGGGGAAATCTGGTGACATGGAAGAGCAAAAAACAACCAGTAGTAGCTCGAAGTAGTGCTGAAGCAGAGTTGAGGTCAGTAGCTCATGGTGTTTGTGAAGCCCTATGGTTGAAAATGGTGCTTGAAGAGCTGAAAATGAACATAGCGACACCACTGAAACTACGGTGTGATAATAAGGCTGCAATAGatatcactcacaatccagtccACCACGATCGAACTAAACATGTTGAAGTCGATTGACATTTTATTAAAGAAAAGATCGACGAAGGAATAATCAGCATAACCTATGTCCCTGCATCTGAGCAAACAGCTGACATTCTGACAAAAGGCCTATGCAGAACTCTGTTTCAAAAATTTGTAGACAAGCTAGGATTGTACAATTTGTACACTCcagcttgagggggagtgttgatAAGTCTGTTATGATAATTATCTTTAGTTCAAGTTTATCCttttacatttaaaataaagattAGGTTGTTATCTTATCCTTTAGATGCAGAAATCTTCTATATATCTTGGAGACTTCAGATTGTAACGTAAGGAGATAAAATAAgtattgaataaagaatgtttgaCAGTACACATCGTCTTCTTCCTGATTGTTAGCTTTTAATATTAACTTCATATGCTTTCAAATCTTGAATACAAACATCTCTATGTACTCAAAATATGAAAATGCAAGTAGTTAATAATATTCATAGACATCAGGTAATCTCGTGATTTCATATGGATAGTATATGTAATTAACCTTTATTCCAGGTATTTATATGAGGTTCCTCTTTAAAAAACTTGTATAATATATCAAATAGTACTATTaatgattttcataaaataattaattatgaataaaaataatttacccCATGTCCTGCCATATCATCTTTTAGTCTGGAAATTGTGGATGAGGCTAGAATGAGTAATGGCTCACTTGTTATCCACTCAAAATCTTCCTTGGAAACTATATTTCCCATACCAACCAAGGAAGTTGTGGTCAACATCATATAACCCGCAGTTACAAGCGCCGGATTCATATACTCCTCCATTTTTGGAATATGGTTAGAATAGAGCCCTTTGGCCTCTTCAAAATATGCTCTCACTAACTTTTTCatctgcaaaaaataaaaataaaaataaaaaaacaacatTAACAGATAAACAAATCATGCCCGTCAATGAATTACATATCTGGCCATATATCATCAAATATTACTTCTTCTTTCGCATAATTCACCCGGTATAATGAACTTGTTTTTCCCAATTCAAGTTCCATTTCAGCATAAACATCCAATAGGGCTTTGTAACATTGTCTCATGTATGGAGTTAGTTCATTTGAGGCGTTGATATCCCACCTGCCATTAAAATATCACTATCACCTAAATTAAGTATGGTGTGCATCTCATGAATGCAGTGCACACTAGCTAgataatacatgcatgaatgTTACTGTGCATGTATACCTTTGGATTGCATCtgtaaaactttgaatttcgtTCAATGTTCTTGGTACTTCATAAATGTCGTCGATAACAGAAGTCATGGAAATGACTTTGGACAAAAAATTTCTCGGAAGCCTGTATTGGGGCTCATAATAGATTCCTAATGCAGAAGTAGCATTCTACCACTCTATCTCTGTCAAATGGCCACTTATTTTTGGCATCTAAATCCTTCCACCACCTACACATAGACATTAATagtcacatatatatatatatgcagaaTTAATGGTTCAAATAATTAAGTAGTGTGTGAATATTATAAGGTTCGAGCAGATATAATTTGTAGCATCACTTATTTCTTTCTGAGCCATCTTCTGCCAAAGGTTGAAATTCATTTTCGCAAACTTTAGCAGTATCTTATCGTGTGATTCTTCATTTTGATACGTAGACATGAACTTCTTTGCTTTACAGATTATCAAACTTTTGTGGATTGGCGAGTTTAAGGCTTCTTCAATTTGTGTGGAAAGTAGAGAATTGTTGGTGTGGAGAAGGATGGATTCGAGGTTCTTGGTGCAAAACTCTAGCGCCTCGTCTAGAATTTCCTCTTCATGCATACCAAAATGTGCAGCCTCATACAAGCTTAACAAACCATGAGGGTCGATAATCAACAATCTTTCGAATTTTCCATCGGCATCCATGAATTGTTTGAATACATCTGCTGATGCAACATAGAAATTAACAACCAAAAAATGTTCGACTGTGATGCATGTTAAGAACataggaaaaattatttttttggtcatgtatgtttgtcactttgcgatttcagtcctttatattttcaaatttcagttttagtctgttatcttaattttttttttttttgaaattttagtctttttttcgaCGTTGCGCTGACGTGaaaccaattcagtgctgatgtggagctgacgtgtacagtgccacgtaagcctttttgaataaaaaggaccgaaattgccaaaaatcggaacatacaggactaaaattaaaatatgaaaatatagaggaccaaaatcgcaaagtgacaatcATACAGAAccaaatttgcaatttttcctagaacatatatatatatatatatatatatatatatatatatatatatagaaaatgaAGCCTAAG
It encodes:
- the LOC140890256 gene encoding LOW QUALITY PROTEIN: beta-caryophyllene synthase-like (The sequence of the model RefSeq protein was modified relative to this genomic sequence to represent the inferred CDS: inserted 2 bases in 1 codon) — translated: MDDVSLISFLVHSSSSASSMMNNTDFENASGSVTYHPTMWGDHFLVYGAYLDISHNMKEEIVKQREEVRSMFAAADEYSLSQKLDLIDAIQRLGVGYHFEEEIDESLLHIYELLDSRDDDLNSNLRVTALRFRLLRQHGYRVSCDVFKQFMDADGKFERLLIIDPHGLLSLYEAAHFGMHEEEILDEALEFCTKNLESILLHTNNSLLSTQIEEALNSPIHKSLIICKAKKFMSTYQNEESHDKILLKFAKMNFNLWQKMAQKEISDATRWWKDLDAKNKWPFDRDRVVECYFXALGIYYEPQYRLPRNFLSKVISMTSVIDDIYEVPRTLNEIQSFTDAIQRWDINASNELTPYMRQCYKALLDVYAEMELELGKTSSLYRVNYAKEEMKKLVRAYFEEAKGLYSNHIPKMEEYMNPALVTAGYMMLTTTSLVGMGNIVSKEDFEWITSEPLLILASSTISRLKDDMAGHGFEEKFATVDCYMKENGCSKDEAFNELEKRVWSAWKDVNQECLGPMTPAPMPALVQIVNAVRVIHLVYNREGDSYTNSKTKFKDLIESLLIEPILI